The genomic stretch AGaccaatatattaaaaataaatttagacAAAAAACggttaacaatattaaaaataaaaaaagaatttatCGGCTCGACGTGGTTAGGCAGTCAACAAAAGTAAAATAACGTCGTCTCCGTGAATTCACGGCATTTGCAACAAGAGAAACAAGTGGAAACTGTTCCAAATCTTCAATCCTTCCATCAAATCCATTCTTTCAACCAAATGGTACTCTCTTTCTACTCTTAAcaatttctctttttttcatttcattttcaaaaatcaaataaattaaccaTTTTCTTCCCCTTTTGAATCGCAGATCCGATTCATTCTTTTGCAGAACCGCCAGGGTAAAACCCGTTTAGCCAAATACTATGTTCCTCTCGAAGATTCCGAGAAACACAAGGTCGAATACGAGGTACTAACTTTCTTCCTTAATTACCATTTTCTCCTCCGCTTAACCTAaacctaattttctctatttCATTTTTAGGTTCATCGTCTCGTTGTAAATAGAGATCCCAAATACACTAATTTCGTTGAGGTAGTATCAATTTTTTTGAaagattgtgtttttttttttgttcattGTGTTTGATGATGGGTGATTTGTTTTGCAGTTTCGTACACACAAGGTTATATACAGGAGATATGCTGGATTGTTTTTCTCACTTTGTGTTGATATTACCGATAATGAATTGGCCTATTTAGAGTGTATCCATTTGTTTGTTGAAATTTTGGATCACTTCTTCAGCAATGTCTGTGAACTTGATTTGGTTTTTAACTTCCACAaggtttggttttttttttttagcatCAATATATTTATGTGCTTACATTACTCAATTATTCCATTTTCTCAAATTGTTATCGGTGTTGTCATGATAATGTTAATGTTGCGTTGGGTTTGTGTGGTAAAACTAGACAAGATAAGACTGAGTTGGAATAACGTCTCTGTTGTAAGAAAGACGGTGAAAACTTGGCTTAGGTGGTTCGAACATTTAGATTTTGTAGTATAAAAAGTAGATCAGATGGGGTTAGTCAAATCATTAGAGAAACTATTCAGAAAGATTTAGAGATCAATGAGTTTGATAGAAGCATGATATATGAATCAACATTTTGGCGTCGATTGATCCATGTGGTAAGCTTTAGTTGTTGTTTGGCTTCTGGCTTATATTAGAGTTTTTGCAAAACTATCGTCTGCACTGAACCATTTGCTATGCTACATTTTGTGTTATTTAGTTTCTTATTGAGCATTCCTTATATGCAACTTCATCCACTGTGTTATTTAGGTTCTAATTAAGCATTCCTTATATGCAACTTCATCCACTGTGTTATGTAGTTTCTAATTAAGCATTCCTTATACGCAACTTCATCCACTGTGTTATTTAGGTTCTAATTAAGCATTCCTTATATGCAACTTCAT from Vicia villosa cultivar HV-30 ecotype Madison, WI linkage group LG4, Vvil1.0, whole genome shotgun sequence encodes the following:
- the LOC131596672 gene encoding AP-2 complex subunit sigma; protein product: MIRFILLQNRQGKTRLAKYYVPLEDSEKHKVEYEVHRLVVNRDPKYTNFVEFRTHKVIYRRYAGLFFSLCVDITDNELAYLECIHLFVEILDHFFSNVCELDLVFNFHKVYLILDEFILAGELQETSKKAIIERMGELEKLE